In Pieris napi chromosome 2, ilPieNapi1.2, whole genome shotgun sequence, the following proteins share a genomic window:
- the LOC125060327 gene encoding organic cation transporter protein-like yields MEDARDEIKNGEIKRVDLDDVLVNELGQFGPFQLRYMVLVSIPLILTASMGEYIFSAAAIPHRCRVPECGEDSKLVQFDPDWLTNAMPEKTSASSCERYRPRDISVNSSLDYCPADLFDSSVIVGCDSYVYARDNSVVYDFDLGCQEFKRVLAGTLNSIGTLLVLPITGYVSDRFGRRVALIISVFNLALIGFIRAFSVNYNMYLALQILQTTLGAGSFSAAYIFAAELVGPKWRVLASATATSMFSIGQVILGGVAWVIQPWRYMIMAIHIPSFLIISYYWILSESIRWLLSKQRFEEARTGLENIARVNKTQISEKSMQGLLMPPAVTAESAEQNKDGLLKSIFKSKILLRRVCTTPVWWITTTFVYYGLSINSTSLSDTIYLNFILTVAIEIPGFFTGVFILDRIGRKPTLSAGFFFSAACNIAFVFIPSDVSVARLVVYLAGKFGISLVLTSLYLYTSELYPTEFRHTLLAFSSMIGRIGSIIAPLTPVLMDYWHGIPSMLFGGMAILSGLLILTQPETLGTKMPDTLADAEAIGRDKK; encoded by the exons atggagGACGCAAGagacgaaataaaaaatggtgAAATAAAGAGAGTAGATTTAGATGATGTTTTAGTAAATGAGTTGGGTCAATTTGGACCCTTTCAGCTTCGATACATGGTCCTTGTATCGATTCCGCTTATTTTGACCGCCTCTATGGGTGAATATATTTTCTCAGCCGCAGCAATCCCTCACAG ATGTCGTGTCCCAGAATGTGGTGAAGATTCGAAATTAGTCCAGTTTGACCCCGATTGGCTAACGAATGCCATGCCCGAGAAGACATCAGCCTCCAGCTGCGAACGTTACCGGCCAAGAGATATTAGTGTTAACAGCTCCTTAGATTATTGTCCCGCGGACCTGTTCGACTCATCAGTCATTGTTGGATGTGATAGTTATGTCTATGCACGGGACAACTCAGTTGTCTATGAT tttGATCTCGGTTGTCAGGAGTTCAAGCGAGTATTAGCGGGGACACTTAATAGTATAGGAACTTTACTTGTGTTACCGATAACAGGCTATGTGTCCGATAGGTTTGGGCGAAGAGTAGCGTTGATCATAAGTGTATTTAATTTGGCATTAATCGGGTTTATACGAGCTTTTTCAGTAAACTACAATATGTACTTGGCCCTTCAAATTCTACAAACTACACTCGGAGCTGGAAGCTTCAGTGCTGCGTATATCTTTG CCGCTGAGCTGGTTGGGCCCAAATGGAGAGTGTTAGCGAGTGCAACAGCAACGTCTATGTTTTCAATTGGACAAGTCATTTTAGGTGGAGTAGCTTGGGTTATTCAGCCTTGGCGCTACATGATAATGGCCATCCATATTCCCTCCTTCCTCATTATCTCCTATTACTGGATTTTGTCTGAGAGCATCAGATGGCTTCTATCAAAGCAAAGGTTCGAAGAAGCTAGAACGGGATTGGAAAATATTGCGAGAGTGAACAAAACACAGATCAGTGAAAAGTCCATGCAGGGATTGTTGATGCCGCCTGCTGTCACTGCGGAATCAGCGGAG CAAAACAAGGATGGCCTtctaaaatcaatatttaagtcGAAAATCTTATTACGCCGAGTCTGCACCACTCCCGTTTGGTGGATCACTACAACCTTCGTCTACTACGGTCTCTCTATCAACTCCACCAGTCTTTCTGACACAATCTATCTGAACTTCATTTTGACCGTTGCCATCGAGATTCCAGGATTCTTTACGGGTGTTTTCATTTTGGACAGGATTGGACGGAAACCCACCCTGTCCGCTGGGTTCTTCTTCAGCGCCGCTTGTAATATAGCTTTTGTCTTTATTCCCTCAG ATGTCAGCGTGGCCCGTCTGGTGGTGTATCTCGCGGGTAAATTCGGTATTTCGCTGGTACTTACCTCACTGTACCTCTACACATCAGAGCTGTACCCCACAGAATTTCGACACACGTTACTGGCCTTCTCCTCGATGATTGGCAGAATTGGGTCAATCATAGCACCACTCACACCAGTactt ATGGACTATTGGCACGGCATTCCGTCAATGTTGTTCGGTGGCATGGCTATACTATCTGGTCTACTGATTCTCACTCAACCCGAAACATTGGGCACCAAAATGCCTGATACTCTTGCTGATGCAGAGGCTATTGGAAGGGATAAGAAATAA
- the LOC125057446 gene encoding organic cation transporter protein-like isoform X1 has product MCKPRDVELDKILLEIGQFGRYQCHVYGWVVPVIIFNAMFKSQYIFNAAKIDYRCRVPQCEATPPRFETNGWGPWALPDSGGRCERYVSTGDTCSADAFNNSQTERCNSWVYEHNNTIVATFDLACVEWKRTLVGTIHSAGIFIALPLTAYISDTFGRRVAFILTAVAPAAVGVIRSFSTNYIMYVSLELIEAIVGSGVYTSGFILALEMVGINRRVLGGNMISCAFAMGQAFVSLIAWGIPEWRTLTRVLYAPSFIFILYCFIIEESVRWLLSKGKIKDAARIIFKAAEINKKKLSPETIKLLTDENVQLEGSVPTNDDKKESLAMQVLRSRVLMSRLFICSFWWITVTFIYYGLSINSVSLGGNSYVNFLLTALVEIPGYCLSVLTLDRFGRKASIMTAFFVCGLSLLGLPFIPEHVQWAQTCLNLLGKLAISMVFSSIYIYTSELYPTSVRHTMVALCSMGGRIGQLIAPQTPLLMEYMPSLPYLLFGLMAAIAGFLMLLTPETLHIQLPDTIKQAEGIAIAPRTKKTTDIIVD; this is encoded by the exons ATGTGCAAGCCGCGCGATGTGGAGTTAGACAAGATACTCCTGGAGATCGGCCAGTTCGGGAGGTACCAGTGCCACGTGTACGGCTGGGTGGTGCCCGTGATCATCTTCAACGCCATGTTCAAGAGCCAGTACATCTTTAACGCCGCTAAAATCGATTACAG ATGTCGCGTGCCCCAATGTGAGGCAACGCCGCCTCGTTTCGAGACCAATGGTTGGGGGCCGTGGGCGCTGCCGGACTCGGGCGGCCGGTGCGAGCGATATGTGTCTACGGGAGACACCTGTTCGGCGGATGCCTTTAACAACTCCCAGACGGAACGTTGCAATAGCTGGGTTTATGAACACAACAATACTATTGTTGCCACC TTTGACCTGGCATGCGTAGAGTGGAAGCGAACGCTGGTTGGGACCATACACAGTGCAGGCATTTTCATCGCGCTGCCGCTTACTGCCTATATATCTGACAC ATTCGGTCGACGCGTAGCGTTTATCCTGACGGCGGTGGCACCTGCGGCGGTGGGCGTGATCCGGTCCTTTTCCACCAACTACATCATGTACGTTAGCCTTGAGCTAATCGAAGCTATTGTCGGCTCAGGCGTCTACACCTCGGGTTTCATTCTGG CTTTAGAGATGGTGGGAATCAACCGGAGAGTCCTCGGTGGCAATATGATATCCTGCGCATTTGCCATGGGGCAAGCGTTCGTGTCACTCATCGCATGGGGAATTCCAGAATGGAGAACATTGACGAGGGTCCTTTACGCTCCATCGTTCATATTTATCCTGTactgttttattatagaagaGAGTGTCCGATGGCTGCTAAGCAAAGGAAAAATAAAGGATGCAGcaagaataatatttaaagctgCCGAGataaacaaaaagaaattatcCCCGGAGACGATAAAATTATTGACCGATGAGAATGTTCAATTGGAAGGTTCCGTCCCTACCAACGACGATAAGAAGGAATCTTTGGCGATGCAAGTCCTCCGCTCCAGGGTTTTGATGTcgagattatttatttgctcgTTTTGGTGGATCACAGTGACGTTTATTTACTACGGCCTCTCCATAAACTCTGTATCCCTCGGGGGCAATAGTTACGTAAACTTCCTACTCACTGCGCTGGTGGAGATTCCGGGATACTGTCTCAGTGTGTTGACCTTGGACCGCTTCGGGAGGAAGGCGTCTATTATGACTGCATTCTTCGTTTGCGGATTATCACTGCTCGGACTGCCATTCATACCAGAAc ATGTGCAGTGGGCTCAAACGTGCCTCAACTTGTTGGGAAAGCTGGCCATCAGTATGGTGTTCAgtagtatatacatatacacatCAGAACTGTACCCCACATCCGTCCGTCACACGATGGTAGCGCTGTGCTCTATGGGGGGTAGAATAGGGCAGCTCATCGCCCCACAGACCCCCCTTTTG atgGAGTACATGCCGTCACTGCCGTACCTTTTATTCGGATTAATGGCAGCAATAGCAGGATTTCTGATGCTGCTCACGCCAGAAACTCTCCACATCCAGCTGCCTGATACCATAAAACAGGCTGAAGGGATAGCTATTGCACCGAGAACCAAAAAGACCACAGACATCATAGTGGACTAG
- the LOC125057446 gene encoding organic cation transporter protein-like isoform X3, which yields MCKPRDVELDKILLEIGQFGRYQCHVYGWVVPVIIFNAMFKSQYIFNAAKIDYRCRVPQCEATPPRFETNGWGPWALPDSGGRCERYVSTGDTCSADAFNNSQTERCNSWVYEHNNTIVATFDLACVEWKRTLVGTIHSAGIFIALPLTAYISDTFGRRVAFILTAVAPAAVGVIRSFSTNYIMYVSLELIEAIVGSGVYTSGFILALEMVGINRRVLGGNMISCAFAMGQAFVSLIAWGIPEWRTLTRVLYAPSFIFILYCFIIEESVRWLLSKGKIKDAARIIFKAAEINKKKLSPETIKLLTDENVQLEGSVPTNDDKKESLAMQVLRSRVLMSRLFICSFWWITVTFIYYGLSINSVSLGGNSYVNFLLTALVEIPGYCLSVLTLDRFGRKASIMTAFFVCGLSLLGLPFIPEQRTALTMVSKFMISMVFASIYIYTIELFPTRVRQSMISSCSAIGRIGSTAAPLTPLLMEYMPSLPYLLFGLMAAIAGFLMLLTPETLHIQLPDTIKQAEGIAIAPRTKKTTDIIVD from the exons ATGTGCAAGCCGCGCGATGTGGAGTTAGACAAGATACTCCTGGAGATCGGCCAGTTCGGGAGGTACCAGTGCCACGTGTACGGCTGGGTGGTGCCCGTGATCATCTTCAACGCCATGTTCAAGAGCCAGTACATCTTTAACGCCGCTAAAATCGATTACAG ATGTCGCGTGCCCCAATGTGAGGCAACGCCGCCTCGTTTCGAGACCAATGGTTGGGGGCCGTGGGCGCTGCCGGACTCGGGCGGCCGGTGCGAGCGATATGTGTCTACGGGAGACACCTGTTCGGCGGATGCCTTTAACAACTCCCAGACGGAACGTTGCAATAGCTGGGTTTATGAACACAACAATACTATTGTTGCCACC TTTGACCTGGCATGCGTAGAGTGGAAGCGAACGCTGGTTGGGACCATACACAGTGCAGGCATTTTCATCGCGCTGCCGCTTACTGCCTATATATCTGACAC ATTCGGTCGACGCGTAGCGTTTATCCTGACGGCGGTGGCACCTGCGGCGGTGGGCGTGATCCGGTCCTTTTCCACCAACTACATCATGTACGTTAGCCTTGAGCTAATCGAAGCTATTGTCGGCTCAGGCGTCTACACCTCGGGTTTCATTCTGG CTTTAGAGATGGTGGGAATCAACCGGAGAGTCCTCGGTGGCAATATGATATCCTGCGCATTTGCCATGGGGCAAGCGTTCGTGTCACTCATCGCATGGGGAATTCCAGAATGGAGAACATTGACGAGGGTCCTTTACGCTCCATCGTTCATATTTATCCTGTactgttttattatagaagaGAGTGTCCGATGGCTGCTAAGCAAAGGAAAAATAAAGGATGCAGcaagaataatatttaaagctgCCGAGataaacaaaaagaaattatcCCCGGAGACGATAAAATTATTGACCGATGAGAATGTTCAATTGGAAGGTTCCGTCCCTACCAACGACGATAAGAAGGAATCTTTGGCGATGCAAGTCCTCCGCTCCAGGGTTTTGATGTcgagattatttatttgctcgTTTTGGTGGATCACAGTGACGTTTATTTACTACGGCCTCTCCATAAACTCTGTATCCCTCGGGGGCAATAGTTACGTAAACTTCCTACTCACTGCGCTGGTGGAGATTCCGGGATACTGTCTCAGTGTGTTGACCTTGGACCGCTTCGGGAGGAAGGCGTCTATTATGACTGCATTCTTCGTTTGCGGATTATCACTGCTCGGACTGCCATTCATACCAGAAc AGAGAACAGCTCTAACGATGGTGAGCAAGTTTATGATCAGCATGGTGTTTGCGTCTATCTACATATACACAATAGAATTGTTTCCAACTCGGGTGCGTCAATCCATGATAAGTTCCTGCTCCGCGATTGGACGAATAGGATCCACCGCCGCACCACTTACACCTCTGCTG atgGAGTACATGCCGTCACTGCCGTACCTTTTATTCGGATTAATGGCAGCAATAGCAGGATTTCTGATGCTGCTCACGCCAGAAACTCTCCACATCCAGCTGCCTGATACCATAAAACAGGCTGAAGGGATAGCTATTGCACCGAGAACCAAAAAGACCACAGACATCATAGTGGACTAG
- the LOC125057446 gene encoding organic cation transporter protein-like isoform X2 produces MSEKKLNLDLVLEELGQFGRYQIKNYLLILVPILFSAIYNSQYIFAAASINYRCRVPQCEATPPRFETNGWGPWALPDSGGRCERYVSTGDTCSADAFNNSQTERCNSWVYEHNNTIVATFDLACVEWKRTLVGTIHSAGIFIALPLTAYISDTFGRRVAFILTAVAPAAVGVIRSFSTNYIMYVSLELIEAIVGSGVYTSGFILALEMVGINRRVLGGNMISCAFAMGQAFVSLIAWGIPEWRTLTRVLYAPSFIFILYCFIIEESVRWLLSKGKIKDAARIIFKAAEINKKKLSPETIKLLTDENVQLEGSVPTNDDKKESLAMQVLRSRVLMSRLFICSFWWITVTFIYYGLSINSVSLGGNSYVNFLLTALVEIPGYCLSVLTLDRFGRKASIMTAFFVCGLSLLGLPFIPEHVQWAQTCLNLLGKLAISMVFSSIYIYTSELYPTSVRHTMVALCSMGGRIGQLIAPQTPLLMEYMPSLPYLLFGLMAAIAGFLMLLTPETLHIQLPDTIKQAEGIAIAPRTKKTTDIIVD; encoded by the exons ATGTCCGAAAAGAAGTTAAACTTAGACTTAGTCCTTGAGGAGTTGGGACAGTTCGGAAGATATCAGATTAAGAACTACCTCTTAATCTTGGTACCCATACTATTTAGTGCGATTTACAATAGTCAGTATATCTTTGCAGCTGCCAGCATAAATTACAG ATGTCGCGTGCCCCAATGTGAGGCAACGCCGCCTCGTTTCGAGACCAATGGTTGGGGGCCGTGGGCGCTGCCGGACTCGGGCGGCCGGTGCGAGCGATATGTGTCTACGGGAGACACCTGTTCGGCGGATGCCTTTAACAACTCCCAGACGGAACGTTGCAATAGCTGGGTTTATGAACACAACAATACTATTGTTGCCACC TTTGACCTGGCATGCGTAGAGTGGAAGCGAACGCTGGTTGGGACCATACACAGTGCAGGCATTTTCATCGCGCTGCCGCTTACTGCCTATATATCTGACAC ATTCGGTCGACGCGTAGCGTTTATCCTGACGGCGGTGGCACCTGCGGCGGTGGGCGTGATCCGGTCCTTTTCCACCAACTACATCATGTACGTTAGCCTTGAGCTAATCGAAGCTATTGTCGGCTCAGGCGTCTACACCTCGGGTTTCATTCTGG CTTTAGAGATGGTGGGAATCAACCGGAGAGTCCTCGGTGGCAATATGATATCCTGCGCATTTGCCATGGGGCAAGCGTTCGTGTCACTCATCGCATGGGGAATTCCAGAATGGAGAACATTGACGAGGGTCCTTTACGCTCCATCGTTCATATTTATCCTGTactgttttattatagaagaGAGTGTCCGATGGCTGCTAAGCAAAGGAAAAATAAAGGATGCAGcaagaataatatttaaagctgCCGAGataaacaaaaagaaattatcCCCGGAGACGATAAAATTATTGACCGATGAGAATGTTCAATTGGAAGGTTCCGTCCCTACCAACGACGATAAGAAGGAATCTTTGGCGATGCAAGTCCTCCGCTCCAGGGTTTTGATGTcgagattatttatttgctcgTTTTGGTGGATCACAGTGACGTTTATTTACTACGGCCTCTCCATAAACTCTGTATCCCTCGGGGGCAATAGTTACGTAAACTTCCTACTCACTGCGCTGGTGGAGATTCCGGGATACTGTCTCAGTGTGTTGACCTTGGACCGCTTCGGGAGGAAGGCGTCTATTATGACTGCATTCTTCGTTTGCGGATTATCACTGCTCGGACTGCCATTCATACCAGAAc ATGTGCAGTGGGCTCAAACGTGCCTCAACTTGTTGGGAAAGCTGGCCATCAGTATGGTGTTCAgtagtatatacatatacacatCAGAACTGTACCCCACATCCGTCCGTCACACGATGGTAGCGCTGTGCTCTATGGGGGGTAGAATAGGGCAGCTCATCGCCCCACAGACCCCCCTTTTG atgGAGTACATGCCGTCACTGCCGTACCTTTTATTCGGATTAATGGCAGCAATAGCAGGATTTCTGATGCTGCTCACGCCAGAAACTCTCCACATCCAGCTGCCTGATACCATAAAACAGGCTGAAGGGATAGCTATTGCACCGAGAACCAAAAAGACCACAGACATCATAGTGGACTAG
- the LOC125057420 gene encoding organic cation transporter protein-like translates to MTDKSESLESERKSEKVIDLDHVLVNELGQFGRFQFKYICLIALPIMSSAFFSDYVFIAAAVPHRCRILECGEINKSAVFRPEWIANAVPVKSGGSALSSCQRYAPAGSGPNGSLLHCPIDLFNHSYTQKCDVFVYERDTSVVYDFDLGCKEWLRTLAGTISSLGTLLVLPFIGYISDHYGRRMALLVSIFNTAVVGVFKAFSVNYTMFLTLQLLETTLGGGLFSAAYIFAAELVGPKFRVFASATCSSTFAIGQVVLGAVAWLVQPWRTLVLSLYIPVFLLLSYFWIFSESIRWLLSKKRYAEARIALENVARVNRTEISEKSMNALMNPPTKPERDENHSLTTSILQSSVLLRRVCTTPVWWITTTFVYYGLSINSTSLSKTVYLNYILTVAIEIPGFYTAVLTLDRFGRKATLCTGFLFSSACNFAFVFIPAELTAFRMVVYLAGKFGISLVFTSLYLYTSELYPTEFRHSLLGFSSMIGRIGSVCAPLTPLLTNLWLGLPNTIFAILGLISGVLVLTQPETLGTKLPDTLEEAEDIGKIKA, encoded by the exons ATGACTGACAAAAGTGAAAGTTTGGAATCTGAGAGAAAAAGTGAGAAAGTAATAGATTTGGACCATGTCCTGGTTAACGAGTTGGGCCAGTTTGGGCGATTTCAGTTCAAATACATCTGCCTCATTGCGTTGCCTATCATGAGCTCGGCTTTCTTCAGTGACTACGTCTTCATAGCAGCTGCAGTACCGCACAG ATGTCGCATTTTGGAATGCGGCGAGATAAATAAGAGTGCCGTTTTTCGCCCAGAGTGGATCGCCAATGCAGTGCCGGTCAAATCGGGGGGTTCTGCGCTGTCCAGTTGCCAAAGATATGCACCTGCAGGCTCTGGCCCTAATGGCTCTTTGCTGCACTGTCCCATAGATCTGTTCAATCATTCATATACCCAGAAATGTGATGTATTTGTGTACGAGAGAGACACTTCTGTCGTATATGAC TTTGATCTCGGATGTAAGGAGTGGCTCAGAACTCTCGCAGGAACCATAAGTAGCCTAGGAACGTTACTAGTTCTTCCATTCATCGGTTACATTTCTGACCATTATGGACGACGCATGGCTCTGCTCGTCAGCATCTTCAATACGGCTGTCGTAGGAGTATTTAAGGCGTTTTCCGTAAACTATACAATGTTTTTGACCTTGCAACTACTAGAAACAACGTTAGGCGGTGGATTGTTTAGCGCTGCCTATATTTTTG CTGCAGAGCTAGTTGGCCCCAAGTTCCGAGTATTTGCCTCCGCTACATGTTCTTCTACGTTTGCCATTGGTCAGGTAGTCCTCGGTGCCGTGGCCTGGCTTGTCCAGCCTTGGCGGACCTTGGTACTATCTCTCTACATCCCGGTCTTTCTTCTCTTATCTTATTTCTGGATATTCTCGGAAAGTATCAGATGGcttttatcaaagaaaagGTACGCCGAAGCTAGAATAGCGCTGGAAAATGTCGCAAGAGTTAACAGAACCGAAATAAGCGAGAAATCTATGAATGCATTGATGAATCCTCCCACTAAACCGGAAAGA GACGAGAATCACAGTCTGACAACATCAATATTGCAATCCTCCGTTCTGCTCAGACGTGTATGTACAACTCCAGTCTGGTGGATTACGACGACGTTTGTCTACTACGGCCTATCTATTAACTCAACAAGCCTGTCAAAAAcagtgtatttaaattatattctcACCGTAGCAATAGAAATACCAGGGTTTTATACAGCCGTGCTTACATTGGATAGATTCGGGAGAAAGGCGACACTTTGTACCGGCTTTTTATTTAGCTCAGCCTGTAACTTCGCGTTCGTTTTTATACCAGCAG AGTTGACTGCCTTCCGCATGGTGGTGTACTTGGCGGGTAAATTCGGTATCTCACTGGTGTTCACGTCTTTGTACCTCTACACGTCAGAGCTCTACCCCACCGAGTTTAGACATAGTCTTTTAGGGTTTTCTTCAATGATCGGTAGAATTGGGTCTGTTTGTGCTCCGCTTACACCATTACTT ACTAACCTTTGGCTCGGTTTGCCAAACACAATATTCGCTATTTTGGGATTGATATCTGGTGTTCTAGTTCTAACGCAACCAGAGACACTTGGAACAAAACTACCAGATACCCTGGAGGAAGCTGAAGATATCGGAAAGATAAAGGCGTAa